A part of Terriglobales bacterium genomic DNA contains:
- a CDS encoding pseudouridine synthase, translating to MALERLQKIIAAAGIASRRKAEELIQSGLVSVNGTTVTELGSKADLETDSIRVNNKLLKGAERHEYIALNKPRGYVTTVSDPEGRPTVMELIRTKARLYPIGRLDFNSEGLLLLTNDGDLAHKLMKAASHIPKTYLVKIAGQPQEEQLRRLRAGVTIAEERDPKRRVRTAPAQIRVIKEADNPWLEVTLHEGRNRQIRKMFEEIGHHVEKIRRVRYGPLELDLPPGESRPLNGREISLLQRATETEARRSFKTERQDRVSRTFERPERPFRERERGERRIDERKREYPRKNEGNPQPTNRDRSRSRPQFEKRDRGEWRRRDDAQPRFFDRGFRRNELPRGAGQSRGRAGDERRKSFFAPGGKRRDETNRERDEEQRFSREGKRRRHSAPPDQRGTGRPRPGSS from the coding sequence ATGGCTCTTGAGCGATTGCAGAAGATCATTGCCGCCGCCGGGATCGCCTCGCGACGCAAAGCTGAAGAGCTGATCCAGTCCGGCCTGGTAAGTGTAAACGGCACCACCGTCACCGAACTCGGCAGTAAGGCCGATCTGGAAACCGATTCCATCCGCGTCAATAACAAGCTGCTCAAAGGCGCAGAGCGCCACGAATACATCGCGCTGAACAAACCGCGCGGATACGTCACCACCGTCTCCGATCCTGAAGGCCGTCCGACGGTGATGGAACTCATCCGAACAAAAGCGCGGCTTTATCCCATCGGACGACTCGACTTCAACAGCGAAGGCCTGCTGCTGCTCACCAATGACGGCGATCTCGCGCACAAGCTGATGAAAGCTGCGTCGCACATTCCCAAGACTTACCTCGTGAAGATCGCCGGTCAACCGCAAGAAGAGCAGCTTCGCCGCCTGCGCGCCGGCGTTACGATCGCAGAAGAGCGCGACCCCAAGCGCCGCGTGCGCACAGCGCCTGCGCAGATTCGCGTGATCAAGGAAGCCGACAATCCCTGGCTCGAGGTCACGCTGCACGAAGGACGCAATCGGCAAATTCGCAAGATGTTTGAGGAGATCGGACATCACGTGGAGAAGATTCGGCGCGTGCGGTACGGGCCTCTGGAGCTTGATCTCCCTCCAGGTGAGTCCCGGCCATTGAACGGAAGGGAAATTTCTCTGCTGCAGCGCGCGACCGAGACTGAGGCCAGGCGCAGTTTCAAAACGGAGCGCCAAGATCGAGTCTCGCGTACATTCGAGAGACCTGAGCGTCCCTTCCGCGAGCGTGAAAGAGGAGAACGACGCATCGACGAGAGGAAACGCGAATACCCTCGGAAAAACGAAGGCAATCCGCAACCAACAAATCGGGACCGATCTCGCTCTCGCCCGCAGTTCGAGAAACGAGATCGAGGGGAGTGGCGTCGACGCGACGATGCTCAGCCTCGCTTCTTTGACAGGGGCTTCAGGCGAAATGAGCTCCCACGCGGAGCGGGGCAGAGTCGCGGGCGCGCGGGAGATGAAAGACGTAAATCGTTCTTCGCACCCGGAGGAAAGAGGCGCGATGAAACGAATCGCGAGCGCGACGAAGAGCAGAGGTTCTCTCGAGAAGGCAAAAGGCGTCGGCATTCAGCGCCGCCAGACCAGCGTGGAACCGGCCGCCCCCGGCCAGGTTCTTCGTAG
- the hisC gene encoding histidinol-phosphate transaminase: MKISDLVREHIRGLSAYVPGKPVRQAERESGIRCIKMASNENPFGPSPLAIAAIRQAANSTNFYPDNDANDLRCALAERHSVEPEQILVTDGSTALIDIIARSFLAPGLNAITSERSFIVYKMVTRSVGGTLIEVPMRDDHFDLNAILAAITPETRIVYIANPNNPTGTMFFADALDRFVERVPQHVMIALDEAYSDYAEFHARKKSEVYSRSIEHVKQGRENVVVLRTFSKAHGLAGLRVGYGMGDPKMLRYFAQVRTAFSVSGIGEAAALAALRDEAHIRLSVERNAEGVAYLTPRLRELGFRVVPTTANFIYLETAENPSELGRRVQNEGCIIRSLVPWGIPNALRITVGTPEQNRTLIESLKRVLKGLQADLKQRVPSVISP; this comes from the coding sequence ATGAAAATTTCAGACCTTGTGCGCGAGCACATTCGCGGACTCTCAGCGTATGTGCCGGGAAAACCCGTGCGTCAGGCCGAACGCGAGAGCGGCATTCGATGTATCAAGATGGCGTCGAACGAGAACCCTTTCGGCCCATCACCTCTCGCCATCGCTGCCATTCGTCAGGCGGCAAACTCCACGAACTTTTATCCGGACAATGATGCCAACGATCTGAGATGCGCTCTGGCTGAGCGCCACTCAGTCGAACCCGAGCAGATTCTAGTTACCGACGGCTCTACTGCGCTCATTGACATCATTGCGCGAAGCTTCCTTGCGCCGGGACTCAACGCGATAACCAGCGAACGCTCTTTCATTGTCTACAAGATGGTGACGCGCTCGGTGGGAGGCACTCTGATCGAAGTCCCTATGCGGGATGATCACTTCGATCTCAACGCAATCCTCGCCGCCATCACACCGGAAACTCGCATCGTCTACATCGCAAATCCGAACAATCCTACCGGCACGATGTTCTTCGCCGATGCGCTGGATCGCTTCGTCGAACGCGTACCGCAGCACGTGATGATCGCGCTCGACGAAGCGTACTCGGATTATGCCGAGTTTCACGCGCGCAAGAAGAGCGAGGTCTATTCGCGCTCCATTGAACACGTCAAGCAGGGCCGCGAAAATGTCGTAGTGCTTCGAACATTCTCCAAAGCCCACGGGCTCGCCGGGCTGCGTGTCGGCTATGGAATGGGCGATCCCAAAATGCTGCGTTATTTTGCGCAGGTGAGAACCGCGTTTTCCGTTTCGGGAATCGGCGAAGCAGCCGCGCTGGCTGCACTTCGGGATGAGGCTCACATTCGTCTGTCGGTCGAGCGTAACGCAGAAGGTGTTGCGTATCTCACGCCGCGACTCCGGGAGCTCGGCTTTCGCGTGGTTCCGACGACTGCGAATTTCATCTACCTGGAAACCGCCGAGAATCCCTCCGAGCTCGGCCGCCGTGTCCAGAATGAAGGCTGCATCATTCGCAGCCTGGTGCCTTGGGGTATTCCCAACGCTCTGAGAATCACGGTTGGAACTCCTGAGCAAAACAGGACGCTAATCGAGTCGTTGAAAAGAGTGCTGAAAGGCCTCCAAGCAGACCTTAAGCAGCGGGTTCCTTCGGTAATTTCTCCCTAA
- a CDS encoding DUF1003 domain-containing protein, with product MADPQQDGHLASATERNIETVANLERRFLRDRRWLDYIADAIAGFSGSIYFVLIHVVWLTLWFLINTGHFFGLPKFDPYPFILLAMVVSVEAVLLSTFVLMKQNRMSQRVDQRDHLNLQIDLLAEEEITKILQLQRAICQRLGIDTAERDPTVKEMAETTPLQMLADELREKLPKEPAA from the coding sequence GTGGCTGATCCTCAACAAGATGGGCATCTTGCGAGCGCGACCGAGCGCAACATCGAGACGGTTGCCAATCTCGAGCGCAGGTTTCTCCGCGATAGAAGGTGGCTCGACTACATCGCCGATGCGATTGCCGGATTCAGTGGCAGCATTTATTTCGTTCTAATACACGTGGTTTGGCTCACACTCTGGTTTCTGATCAACACCGGTCACTTCTTCGGTTTGCCGAAGTTCGATCCTTATCCGTTTATTCTGCTCGCCATGGTAGTCTCGGTCGAAGCTGTGCTGCTTTCGACCTTCGTTCTTATGAAGCAGAATCGAATGTCGCAGCGTGTTGACCAGCGCGATCACCTTAATCTGCAGATCGACCTTCTCGCCGAAGAAGAGATCACAAAAATTCTTCAGCTCCAGCGCGCAATTTGTCAGCGCCTCGGCATCGACACAGCCGAGCGTGATCCAACTGTGAAAGAAATGGCGGAAACCACGCCTCTGCAGATGCTGGCAGATGAGCTTAGGGAGAAATTACCGAAGGAACCCGCTGCTTAA
- a CDS encoding DUF5670 family protein: MFLTLAIILAIIWLILWLAVHITSGLIHILIALAVISFIVHLFRGRPATT, encoded by the coding sequence ATGTTTCTAACGCTTGCGATTATCCTGGCGATAATCTGGCTGATACTTTGGCTGGCGGTTCACATTACGAGCGGTCTGATTCACATTCTGATTGCTCTGGCGGTGATCTCCTTCATCGTGCATCTGTTCCGTGGCCGTCCGGCGACGACGTAG